From the Rhinatrema bivittatum chromosome 3, aRhiBiv1.1, whole genome shotgun sequence genome, one window contains:
- the LOC115087691 gene encoding homeobox protein Hox-A1-like: protein MNTYEELICAGESSDHYAGTYPVEPRLQHLQQRPCNVSCAGEGRFVAGRQLQIAGHHPAHLQPTYPAAGGLGAIYNPPLPVRSAFSTQGYNPSYLHHYPANCSHDVDLTGTSFLPTSGYPAGLSGHHCGGRLLEQYQACGQDALTLPLSSYNSASERGPASRELCGDPKTFEWMKVKRNAPKTAKSGDCGFSREPSGVTPRTNFTTKQLTELEKEFHFNKYLTRARRVEIASALQLNETQVKIWFQNRRMKQKKREREEFPGGPAASNESSPERPDTASPASSPCRNRDVLTPTTDEAV from the exons ATGAATACTTACGAAGAGTTGATCTGTGCTGGAGAGAGCAGTGATCACTATGCAGGGACCTACCCTGTAGAGCCCAGGCTCCAGCATTTGCAACAGAGGCCATGCAACGTCAGCTGTGCAGGGGAAGGACGTTTTGTTGCTGGAAGGCAACTCCAAATAGCAGGGCATCACCCAGCCCATCTTCAGCCTACTTACCCTGCTGCTGGGGGGCTAGGTGCCATTTACAACCCCCCTCTACCTGTCAGATCTGCTTTCTCAACCCAAGGCTACAATCCAAGCTACCTCCACCACTATCCAGCCAATTGCTCCCATGACGTCGACCTTACTGGGACCAGTTTCCTCCCCACCTCCGGGTATCCAGCAGGTCTTTCTGGGCATCACTGTGGAGGGCGGCTACTGGAGCAGTATCAGGCCTGTGGCCAGGATGCTTTGACTCTGCCCCTGTCCAGTTATAATTCCGCATCAGAAAGGGGACCTGCTTCTCGGGAACTCTGTGGTGACCCCAAAACTTTTGAGTGGATGAAAGTGAAACGAAATGCTCCCAAAACAG CAAAATCCGGAGACTGCGGGTTTTCCAGGGAGCCTAGTGGAGTCACCCCAAGGACCAATTTCACCACAAAACAGTTGACTGAACTGGAgaaagaatttcactttaataaGTACCTGACCCGGGCCAGGAGGGTGGAGATTGCCTCTGCTTTGCAGCTCAACGAAACCCAGGTTAAGATCTGGTTCCAGAACCGCAGGATGAAACAGAAGAAGCGAGAGAGGGAAGAGTTCCCTGGAGGGCCAGCTGCTTCCAACGAGTCCTCCCCGGAAAGGCCTGACACTGCATCTCCTGCCTCTTCTCCCTGCAGGAACAGGGACGTCCTCACCCCCACCACTGACGAAGCTGTCTGA